A region of the Streptomyces durocortorensis genome:
CCAAGCTCAACCTGGAGACGCTCTACCAGCGGGCCCGCCAGACGGCCTTCCTCGTCCCCGGCCTCACGATCATCGTCCGCGACGAGCGGGGGCTCGACGGCGAGGGCAAGACCGAAGAGACGTTCCGTTTCGACGGCGGCATCAGCGAGTTCTGCGAGTACCTCGCCCAGGACAAGGCCGTCTGCGACGTCCAGCGGCTGACCGGCACGGGCACCTTCAAGGAGACCGTTCCCGTCCTCGACGACCTCGGCCACATGACCGCCACCGAGGTCACCCGCGAGCTCGGCGTCGACATCGCGCTGCGCTGGGGCACCGGCTACGACACCACCGTCCGGTCCTTCGTCAACATCATCGCCACCCCCAAGGGCGGCACCCACGTCAGCGGCTTCGAGCGCTCCCTCACCAAGACGGTGAACGAGGCGCTGCGCTCCGCGAAGATGCTGCGGGTCGCCGAGGACGACGTCGTCAAGGACGACGCCCTCGAAGGGCTCACGGCCGTCGTCACCGTACGGCTGGCGGAGCCGCAGTTCGAGGGGCAGACCAAGGAGGTGCTCGGCACCTCGGCGGCCAACCGGATCGTGGCCAACGTGGTCGCCAAGGAGCTCAAGGCCTTCCTGACCTCCACCAAGCGGGATGCCAAGGCCCAGGCCCGGGCGGTCCTGGAGAAGGCGGTCGCCGCCGCCCGCACCCGGATCGCGGCCCGGCAGCACAAGGACGCCCAGCGCCGCAAGACCGCGCTGGAATCCTCCTCGCTGCCCGCCAAGCTCGCCGACTGCCGCAGCGACGACGTCGAGCGCAGCGAGCTCTTCATCGTCGAGGGCGACTCGGCGCTCGGCACCGCCAAGCTGGCCCGGAACAGCGAGTTCCAGGCGCTGCTGCCGATCCGCGGAAAGATCCTCAACGTACAGAAGTCGTCCGTCTCGGACATGCTCAAGAACGCCGAGTGCGGTGCGATCATCCAGGTCATAGGAGCCGGGTCCGGGCGGACCTTCGACATCGACGCCGCGCGCTACGGGAAGATCGTCCTGCTGGTGGACGCCGACGTCGACGGCGCCCACATCCGCTGCCTGCTGCTGACCCTCTTCCAGCGCTACATGCGCCCGATGGTCGAGGCCGGACGGGTTTTCGCCGCGGTGCCGCCGCTCCACCGGATCGAGCTGGTCCAGCCCAAGAAGGGGCAGGACAAGTACGTCTACACCTACTCCGACAGCGAGCTGCGCCAGACCCTCCTGGAGTTCCAGCGCAAGAACGTCCGGATCAAGGAGTCGATCCAGCGCTACAAGGGCCTGGGCGAGATGGACGCCGACCAGCTGGCCGAGACGACGATGGACCCGCGCCACCGCACCCTGCGGCGCATCAACATCGGGGACCTGGAATCCTCCGAGCAGGTCTTCGACCTGCTGATGGGCAACGAGGTCGCGCCCCGCAAGGAGTTCATCACCAGCTCGGCGGCCACCCTGGACCGCTCGCGCATCGACGCCTGACCCTCGAGGGTCCGCCCGGCCCCCGCTCCCGGACCACCGGGGCGGGGGCCGGGCGCGTTCCCGGGATTCGCGCAGCCGTCCGGGACTTCTGTCACCTGAAGGGGTGAAGCCGGGCGAATGGCTCGCCGGGGATCTTCCCGAACGGCCCATGGTTGGGTATGCGGCCGAAGGGGTCCGTGGACCAGGGGAGTTGCGCGGTGGAGAAGGAAGCAGGGCCGGAGGCCGCAGGAGTGCGGCTCGACGACCCGTGGGACGACGTGCCGGTCTCGGGCTGGGGCGACGAGGACGGCACGGCGGGGCCGGATGCGGCCCCCAGCGCGGCCGACATCTATCTGGAGGTGCACCGCAGCGCCGCCTTCCGCGAGGTGCGCCGCCGCTACCGCCGCTTCGTGGTGCCCGCCGCCCTCGCCTTCCTCCTCTGGTATCTCGCCTACGTCGTCGCCGCGACCAGTGCGCCCGAGCTGATGGCCCGCCCGGTCGTCGGCGCGGTCAATGTGGCGATGGTGGCCGGGCTCGGCCAGTTCCTCACCACCTTCCTGCTGACCTGGGCGTACGCACGGCACGCGCGGCTCCGCAGGGACCGGGCCGCACTCGACCTGCGGTGGGACACCCAGGAGATGACGAGGGGACTCGGACAGAACATGGCCAGAGGCCTGGGCCAGGAGATGACGAGGGGGCCCGTACGTTGAGAGGCGACCACCAGACACTGGCCCTGCTCCTGTTCAGCGCGTTCGTCGCGGTGACGCTCTTCATCACCACCTGGGTCAGCCGCAACCGGCAGGGCTCAGCCGAGGAGTTCTACGCCGGCGGACGGCTGTTCTCGCCCATGGAGAACGGATTCGCCATCGCGGGCGACTACATGTCGGCGGCCTCCTTCCTCGGGATCTCCGGCCTGATCGCACTCTTCGGCTACGACGGCATGCTCTACTCCGTCGGCTTCCTCGTCGCCTGGCTGGTGGTCCTGCTGCTCGTCGCCGAACTGGTCCGCAACTGCGGCCGGTTCACCATCGCCGACGTGGTCGCCGCGCGGATGGCGGAGCGCCCGGTGCGCACCGCGCTCGGCACCTCGTCCGTCACCGTCTCCGTGCTCTACCTCGTCGCCCAGATGGTCGGCGCGGGCTCCCTGGTGGCCCTGCTGCTCGGCGGGACGAGCGGCACCGCCCGGTCCTGGACGGTCGTCGGCGTCGGCGCGCTCATGGTGGTCTACGTGTCGTTCGGCGGCATGCGTGCCACCACCTGGATCCAGATCGTCAAGGCGGTCCTGCTGATGGCCGGGGCCGTAACCCTCACGGTCCTCGTCCTGGTCCACTTCCGCGGTGACATCAACAGCCTGCTGAACACCGCCGCCGAACGCAGCGGCCACGGCAAGGACTTCCTCGCCCCGGGCCTCCGCTACGGCGGCGACTGGACCTCCCGCTTCGACTTCATCAGCCTGGGCGTCGCCCTGGTCCTCGGCACGGCGGGGCTGCCGCACATCCTGTCGCGCTTCTACACCGTGCCGACCGCCCGCGCCGCCCGCCGGTCGGTGGTCTGGTCCATCGGCCTCATCGGCAGCTTCTACCTGATGACGATCGTGCTCGGGTTCGGCGCCGCCGCACTCGTCGGCTCCGCCGAGGTCCGCGCCTCGAACGGGGCCGGCAACACCGCCGTCCCGCTGCTCGCCCTGAACCTGGGCGGAGGCGAGGGTTCCACCGGCGGAACGGTTCTCTTCGCCGTGGTCGCCGCCATCGCCTTCGCCACGATCCTGGCCGTCGTCGCCGGGATCACGCTCGCCTCCTCCGCCTCCGTCGCCCATGACCTCTACGCCTCGCTCCACCGCCCGGGGCGCAAGCAGTACGGCGAGGTGGCCGTGGCACGCGTGGCCGCCGCGGTCATCGGCGTGGTGGCGATCGGCCTCGGCCTGCTCGCCCAGGATCTGAACGTCGCCTTCCTGGTGGGCCTCGCCTTCGCCGTGGCCGCGTCGGCGAACCTCCCGGCCCTGCTCTACTCCCTGTTCTGGCGCGGCTTCACCACCCGGGGCGCGGTCTGGGCGGTGTACGGGGGCCTGATCCCGGCGGTCGTCCTGGTCCTGGTCTCGCCTGTCGTCTCGGGCAGCCCCACGTCCCTGTTCCCCGGAGCCGACTTCCAGCTCTTCCCGCTGGAGAATCCGGGCCTCGTCTCGATCCCGCTCGGCTTTCTGGCGGGGTGGCTCGGTACGGTCACCTCGCGAGAGAAGCCGGACGCGGCCAAGCACGCCGAGACGGAGGTCCGGGCGCTGACGGGGGCGGGTGCGGCGTAGGGCGGGGCCGGGCGGGCCCGGCCCCGCCGCCGGGCAGGGCTCAACCCGAGGACCAGCGAGGGGCTTCAGCCCGCGGACCAGGCGTAGCGGTGTTCCGGGCGGCCGGTCTCGCCGTAACGAAGCGTCAGCCGGACCTTGCCGGTGCGCTCCAGCAGTTTCAGATAGCGCTGGGCCGTCTGCCGGCTCATTCCGGCGCTGTCCGCGATCTCCTGAGCCGAGAGCGGGCCATCGGCGCCGCGCAGGGCCTGCCTCACGAGTCCGGCGGTGGTGGGGGAGTGGCCCTTGGGGAGGTCCGGCTCGCCCGCCGCCCACAGCGCCCCGAACAGCCGGTCGACCTCGGCCTGTTCGGCCTCCCCACCCCCGTCGAGCGCCTGCCGCAGGGCGGCGTACGCCTCCAGCTTGGAGCGCAGGCCCGCGTACGTGAACGGCTTCACCAGGTACTGGAGCGCGCCGTGCCGCATCGCGTCCTGCACGGTGGCCACATCGCGCGCGGCGGTCACCATGATCACGTCGACCTGACGGCCGAGGCGGCGCAGTTCCCGTACGACGGCGAGGCCGTTGCGGTCGGGGAGGTAGTGGTCCAGCAGGATCAGGTCCACCGGGACCTCCTCGACCCCGGCCAGCGCCTCGGCGGCCGAGTGGGCCCGCGCGGTCACCCGGAAGCCGGGGACCTTGGCGACGTACGCCGCGTTGATCTGTGCCACCCGGACGTCGTCGTCCACGATCAGCACCTGGATCACCGGTTCTCTCCCGTCGTGGCTGTGCGGGCCGTCGCGCCCGGAGCCGTCGGCTCGGGTTCCGGTTCGGCCAGTGCCTCCGGGAGTACGACGGTGAACACCGCGCCGCCCTCCTCGGGCCCGGAGACCGTCACACTGCCTCCCTGCCGCTCCGCCAGCCGCCGTACGAGGGCGAGCCCCAGGCCGCGTTTGCCGTGTGCCGGGACGTCCTTGGTGGACCAGCCCTCCGTGAAGATCGACGCATGCCACTCCGGCGGGATGCCGGGCCCGCTGTCGTGCACCCGCAGCACTACCGTACGGCCCTCTACGCGCAGCCCGACCTCGATCCTCGCCCCGTCCGATCCGGCTGCCGCGTCCGTGGCGTTGTCGACGAGGTTGCCGACCACCGTGACCAGGCCCCGGGGGTCGATCACCCGGTCCGGGAGCAGCGTGCCGGGTGCCACCCGCAGCGAGACGCCGCGCTCGGCGGCGACCGTGGTCTTGCCGACGAGCAGGGCCGCCAGCAAAGGGTCCCGGACCTTCTCCGTGACCTGCTCCGCCGTCGCCCGGTGGACACCCACCACCTCCGTGACGAACTCCATCGCGTCCTCGTGCATCTCCAGCTCCAGCAGCCCGAGCAGCGTGTGCAGCCGGTTCGCGTGCTCATGGTCCTGGGCGCGCAGGGCGTCGATCAGCCCGGTGGTGGAGTCGAGTTCCCGGCCGAGGCGCTCCAGCTCGGTCCGGTCGCGCAGGGTGACCACGGCTCCGCCGTCGTCCGTGGACATCCGGTTGGCCAGCAGCACGCGGCTGCCCCGTACCGCCAGCAGATCGTCGCCGGCCACGCGCCCGGCCAGTACGTCCGCGGTCCGGCCGCCGTCCAGCACCTCGTCCAGCGGCCGCCCCGCCGCCTCCGGGCCGAGGCCGAGCAGCCGCTGCGCCTCGTCGTTGAGCAGCCGGATGCGTCCGGTCCCGTCGAGCGCGACGACGCCCTCGCGGATGCCGTGCAGCATGGCCTCGCGTTCGGTCAGCAGCGCGGAGATGTCGGAGAACGCCAGGTCATGGGTCTGCCGTTGCAGACGGCGGGAGATCAGGTACGCGGCGAGGGCGCCGACGGCCAGGGCGGTGCCCGCGTACGCGAGCAGCCCCGGGATCGCCCCGAGGAGGCGGGAGCGGACGCTGTCGTACTCGATGCCGACCGACACCGCGCCGACCACCTCGCCGGAGGGGCCGAACAGCGGCACCTTGCCCCGCGCCGAGCGGCCGAGGGTCCCGCTGTCGATTTCCATCACCTCGCGGCCGCGCAGCGCGTCAGAGGGGTCGGTGGAGACGACCTCCCCGATCCGCCGGGCCTCGGGATGCGACCAGCGCACGCCCCGCCGGTCCATCACGACGACGTACTCCGCGCCGGTGGCCCGCCTGACCCGCTCGGCGGTCCGCTGCACACGCCCCCGCTCCGACGGCTCCGTGGTGCTCAGGCCCTCGATGATCCCCGGCTGGGCGGCCGTGCTCTGGGCGATGGCCAGCGCACGGCGCATCGCCTGGTCGTCCAGCTGCGCGCTCAGCGGGGCCAGGAACAGGCCGGTGACCAGGACGGTGACGCCGGTGATGATGGCCAGCTGCATCAGCAGCACCTGGGAGAAGACCCGCTGCGGCCAGCCGAACCGGAGCGGTCCCCGGCCGGGGGACGGTGGGGCGTTCATCGTACGAACGGTAGAGGCCGAATCGGTGTGGCAGAAATCCGAGGGGCAGGCGGAGGCCGGGCCCGGCATTCGACGGGCGTACCCCCTTGCCCACCGGCGTTCCTCACGGTGAGCCGGCGTCTCCGGCGCCACCAGGCAGGCCGTTCTCTCCGCGCTGGACGTCCTCGGATACGAGCGCCCGACCCAGCTGCGCGGCGAACGGGCCCGGCTTGTCGGCCTGGTCCTGCCCGAGCTGCGGAACCCCGTCTTCCCGGCCTTCGCCGAAGTGGTCGGCGGCGCGCTCGCCCAGCGGGGACTGGCCCCCGTGCTCTGCACCCGGACCAAGGGCGGTGTCTCCGAGGCGGACTACGTCGAGCTGCTTCGCCAGCAGCAGGTCTCCGGTGTGGTCTTCGCGGGCGGCCCGTACCCTCGGACGAGCTGCTCTTCGAACCGGAGCTGGTGGTGCGCGGCTCCACCGCCCAGCCGCGCGAGAGAATTCCCGGTGATCCGTCGCTGATGTGCGGCTGACCGGCCCCCGCGCCCCGGACGACGAAACCGACGAAACCCAGGAAGGCGCTCCCGTTGACCCCGCCCCGTACCCCGCAGATCCCGGTCGTCGTCCTGGCGGGCTTCCTCGGCTCCGGCAAGACCACGCTCCTCAACCACCTCCTCCGCAACCGGGCGGGCACCCGGATCGGTGTGATCGTCAACGACTTCGGGGCCATCGAGATCGACGCCATGACCGTCTCGGGGCAGGTCGGCTCGACGGTCTCGCTGGGCAACGGCTGCCTGTGCTGCGCGGTCGACGCGAGCGAACTCGACACCTTCCTGGAGACGCTCACCCGGCCCTCCGCCCGGCTGGACGTGATCGTCATCGAGGCGAGCGGCCTGGCCGAACCCCAGGAACTCGTCCGCATGCTGCTGGCCAGCGACAACCCGCACATCCTGTACGGAGGTCTCGTCGAGGTCGTCGACGCGGCGGA
Encoded here:
- a CDS encoding response regulator, which encodes MIQVLIVDDDVRVAQINAAYVAKVPGFRVTARAHSAAEALAGVEEVPVDLILLDHYLPDRNGLAVVRELRRLGRQVDVIMVTAARDVATVQDAMRHGALQYLVKPFTYAGLRSKLEAYAALRQALDGGGEAEQAEVDRLFGALWAAGEPDLPKGHSPTTAGLVRQALRGADGPLSAQEIADSAGMSRQTAQRYLKLLERTGKVRLTLRYGETGRPEHRYAWSAG
- a CDS encoding sensor histidine kinase codes for the protein MNAPPSPGRGPLRFGWPQRVFSQVLLMQLAIITGVTVLVTGLFLAPLSAQLDDQAMRRALAIAQSTAAQPGIIEGLSTTEPSERGRVQRTAERVRRATGAEYVVVMDRRGVRWSHPEARRIGEVVSTDPSDALRGREVMEIDSGTLGRSARGKVPLFGPSGEVVGAVSVGIEYDSVRSRLLGAIPGLLAYAGTALAVGALAAYLISRRLQRQTHDLAFSDISALLTEREAMLHGIREGVVALDGTGRIRLLNDEAQRLLGLGPEAAGRPLDEVLDGGRTADVLAGRVAGDDLLAVRGSRVLLANRMSTDDGGAVVTLRDRTELERLGRELDSTTGLIDALRAQDHEHANRLHTLLGLLELEMHEDAMEFVTEVVGVHRATAEQVTEKVRDPLLAALLVGKTTVAAERGVSLRVAPGTLLPDRVIDPRGLVTVVGNLVDNATDAAAGSDGARIEVGLRVEGRTVVLRVHDSGPGIPPEWHASIFTEGWSTKDVPAHGKRGLGLALVRRLAERQGGSVTVSGPEEGGAVFTVVLPEALAEPEPEPTAPGATARTATTGENR
- a CDS encoding DNA gyrase/topoisomerase IV subunit B — encoded protein: MTAETSVPSTAMLAAAGGDRDSSNYTARHLLVLEGLEAVRKRPGMYIGSTDSRGLMHCLWEIIDNSVDEALGGYCDQIEVILHDDASVEVRDNGRGIPVDVEPKTGLSGIEVVMTKLHAGGKFGGGSYAASGGLHGVGASVVNALSARLDVEVDRNSATHSISFRRGVPGMFTEQGPDSPFDPANGLRKGKRVPKTRTGTRVRYWADRQIFLKDAKLNLETLYQRARQTAFLVPGLTIIVRDERGLDGEGKTEETFRFDGGISEFCEYLAQDKAVCDVQRLTGTGTFKETVPVLDDLGHMTATEVTRELGVDIALRWGTGYDTTVRSFVNIIATPKGGTHVSGFERSLTKTVNEALRSAKMLRVAEDDVVKDDALEGLTAVVTVRLAEPQFEGQTKEVLGTSAANRIVANVVAKELKAFLTSTKRDAKAQARAVLEKAVAAARTRIAARQHKDAQRRKTALESSSLPAKLADCRSDDVERSELFIVEGDSALGTAKLARNSEFQALLPIRGKILNVQKSSVSDMLKNAECGAIIQVIGAGSGRTFDIDAARYGKIVLLVDADVDGAHIRCLLLTLFQRYMRPMVEAGRVFAAVPPLHRIELVQPKKGQDKYVYTYSDSELRQTLLEFQRKNVRIKESIQRYKGLGEMDADQLAETTMDPRHRTLRRINIGDLESSEQVFDLLMGNEVAPRKEFITSSAATLDRSRIDA
- a CDS encoding solute symporter family protein, whose product is MRGDHQTLALLLFSAFVAVTLFITTWVSRNRQGSAEEFYAGGRLFSPMENGFAIAGDYMSAASFLGISGLIALFGYDGMLYSVGFLVAWLVVLLLVAELVRNCGRFTIADVVAARMAERPVRTALGTSSVTVSVLYLVAQMVGAGSLVALLLGGTSGTARSWTVVGVGALMVVYVSFGGMRATTWIQIVKAVLLMAGAVTLTVLVLVHFRGDINSLLNTAAERSGHGKDFLAPGLRYGGDWTSRFDFISLGVALVLGTAGLPHILSRFYTVPTARAARRSVVWSIGLIGSFYLMTIVLGFGAAALVGSAEVRASNGAGNTAVPLLALNLGGGEGSTGGTVLFAVVAAIAFATILAVVAGITLASSASVAHDLYASLHRPGRKQYGEVAVARVAAAVIGVVAIGLGLLAQDLNVAFLVGLAFAVAASANLPALLYSLFWRGFTTRGAVWAVYGGLIPAVVLVLVSPVVSGSPTSLFPGADFQLFPLENPGLVSIPLGFLAGWLGTVTSREKPDAAKHAETEVRALTGAGAA
- a CDS encoding DUF485 domain-containing protein, yielding MRLDDPWDDVPVSGWGDEDGTAGPDAAPSAADIYLEVHRSAAFREVRRRYRRFVVPAALAFLLWYLAYVVAATSAPELMARPVVGAVNVAMVAGLGQFLTTFLLTWAYARHARLRRDRAALDLRWDTQEMTRGLGQNMARGLGQEMTRGPVR